Genomic window (Cucumis sativus cultivar 9930 chromosome 2, Cucumber_9930_V3, whole genome shotgun sequence):
AAGCTATGGTTCCCTTTCAATCCCACCCCTCTTCTCTAAATGACAAGATCACATCAGCAATTCAAGAGCCTGCAGATAATTTAGCAAAGAAGAGGAAGTGGGAAGAGTCGATGATCCCAACGCCACCCTTGAACTCCGTATTAGATATCGAGCTTCACCTCGAAACTCCATTACCTTTCTATTGGCAAAGGTGTCTCGACATCCaggtcttttcttttctcctgATCGATACAAACCCCTATTTGTTgtatcttttttctatttgctAAAGTGgttgtataattaaatttactagGCCTATTGATCGGTGGTTGTTTATAGTATTAAAATAGGAGGTTTGAGTAGCTTTCTGGGTCAGTAAgtgatttgatattattaattagcTTAAATCTCGATAGAGTTAAAGTGTGGtgatgatttctttttcttcgtTTTCAGTCGGGCAAGATACACTTTTACAACATGACGACTCAAAAGAGAACATGGAAAGATCCAAGGGACAAACTCGAGAAAGATGATGACGACGACgatgaagaagatgacaaCCGCTATGACAAGAACGACATGAGTTTGGACCTTGAACTCAACTTGACTTGTGAATCCATGGAGAAGAACAACAATCATCAAACCGTACAAGGTGTGCGTCGTGCTATAAATGACGGAATGATGTTTGGGTTATCGGAAAATTACaaccacaacaacaacaaaaaggcGGAGATGGTGGCGGCCGTTTGCATGAGGTGCCATTTGTTAGTGATGTTGTGTAAATCTTCGCCGGAGTGTCCTAACTGTAAATTTATGAACTCGCCGCCGGAGCAGACCTCCCCGGCGATGTCCAAGCGCCGGTGTCATCTTTCTTGGTAATTAAAgtgataattatatatttatataatataaagttaggagaaaaatgaaaaactctttaataattaattataattattctctttaattaattgtaactttaatttgtattattgtAGGACGAGACCCTCaaactttcttctttgtaatttgtatatatacaaatgggtgtttcatttgttataaatatccgaaagttatttcaaatttggtttgtcggttgaaaaaagatgaaaaataaaattagaagacATACgtgataattatattaaagtCGGATGGAATTGATgtgagaaaaaatgtttttcaaaaaatccGTTTCAAAAacgatttaaaatatacataaaaaaatagtttaatccATTTTGTTTCcgtttaatttcaataattttaccaaaagtttaaaagtttttaatataaaatggataaaatcattttagagaAATCATTCTAATAAACCAtgcatatatttcaaaataagaaaattaaaaacagtttatatttagttatgtaaatagtgaaaatattattagataattttctcatttttaattagttgataGGTTggataatcattttattttattttatctatgtAAATCAAAAGCATGTTAAAAGTGACCGTGTTTCATTTAAAACTACTATGAAACATGTATTATTAACAATGGAAAACTAGCCAAGTAAAGGTATAGTCCACGGAAAACTTCTATTTATAGATCGAATGacaaagtaaataaatgaatataagGATTTAATAGATAAGGTGAAAACGGTCGCtacaaaaaataagtttaaaataaagaaaaagagggcagttgaaaaataaatatgaaatggGTAGGGGTTTAGTTTTAGAAACGAACAATTAAATATggaacaaaaaggaaaaagagtgCCTAACCATTAACCAACTAAATCATGTGAGCTAATAATGATTTGTATCTACTTTCTAGCGACCTCACAacataaataatcataaatgaTGGGCTCCTAAAAATCCATTCTCCCTTCGTTTTCCTTTAACGTCCCTTCCATCGTGTACTCTAATTAAAACCCTCTTGGAAGAGGTTCGGTTTCgttttttaattcttactTGACTGATAAAATAagtatatgttaattattgtgGATGATCTTTACTCGCTTTGGCTTTATTATGTTCACGAGATCGTGGTTCTGTTCTTTCTATCgttattcttttttcagtTTCAGTGAATTATTcgattatcaatttttattttgattttctaaaaatcaataagtttaaggaattatatttttttagttcacC
Coding sequences:
- the LOC101203360 gene encoding uncharacterized protein LOC101203360 encodes the protein MVPFQSHPSSLNDKITSAIQEPADNLAKKRKWEESMIPTPPLNSVLDIELHLETPLPFYWQRCLDIQSGKIHFYNMTTQKRTWKDPRDKLEKDDDDDDEEDDNRYDKNDMSLDLELNLTCESMEKNNNHQTVQGVRRAINDGMMFGLSENYNHNNNKKAEMVAAVCMRCHLLVMLCKSSPECPNCKFMNSPPEQTSPAMSKRRCHLSW